From the genome of Cryomorphaceae bacterium, one region includes:
- a CDS encoding CPBP family intramembrane metalloprotease → MAKVQNHSLVKTPIFQRYDPFVQLIVLMLLGFVSVSLFIGLGNLVIQSIWGLNVMEDLNVLRQYNDPNVVSANKLLLFLQHLGLFVLPPLVFAQLVSVDWKRYLWMQKPTDARSFGYTVLLMVLAMLPINLMVHWNESVQFPEALRWLEHVFQAAEEQAAELTQAILADTQWSSLFINLFLIALVPAIGEELMFRAGIQNILRRWTGSYHAAIWISAFLFSALHFQFYGFLPRMMLGALFGYMLVWSGSIWVPVLAHFINNATAVCLHFAIARGAMSPAVEEWGTGHPDQYFAMLSGALMIGVIWWWRKSRSGKAIADPNNPMQAEDD, encoded by the coding sequence GTGGCAAAGGTACAAAATCACAGCCTTGTGAAAACTCCCATCTTTCAACGTTACGACCCCTTTGTACAACTCATCGTTCTTATGTTGCTGGGCTTTGTTTCGGTTTCGCTGTTTATTGGTTTGGGAAACCTGGTCATTCAATCCATTTGGGGCTTGAATGTAATGGAAGACCTCAACGTGTTGCGGCAATACAACGACCCCAATGTAGTTTCGGCCAACAAACTGCTGTTGTTTTTGCAACACCTGGGTTTGTTTGTGCTGCCCCCTTTGGTGTTTGCGCAGCTCGTTTCGGTTGACTGGAAACGCTACCTGTGGATGCAGAAGCCCACCGATGCTCGCAGTTTTGGTTACACTGTTTTGCTGATGGTACTGGCCATGCTGCCCATCAACCTGATGGTGCACTGGAACGAGTCGGTGCAGTTTCCTGAAGCGCTGCGATGGCTTGAGCATGTTTTTCAGGCGGCGGAAGAACAGGCGGCCGAACTCACCCAGGCTATTCTCGCAGACACGCAGTGGAGCAGCCTGTTTATAAATCTGTTTCTCATCGCGTTGGTTCCCGCCATTGGCGAAGAGCTGATGTTCAGAGCGGGTATTCAGAACATCCTGAGGCGTTGGACCGGCAGCTACCACGCGGCCATCTGGATCAGCGCATTTCTTTTCAGCGCCCTTCATTTTCAGTTCTACGGATTTCTGCCCCGCATGATGTTGGGCGCATTATTCGGCTATATGCTGGTTTGGAGCGGCTCCATCTGGGTGCCCGTATTGGCCCATTTTATCAACAACGCCACCGCGGTTTGCCTACACTTTGCCATTGCTCGCGGAGCAATGAGCCCGGCTGTTGAAGAGTGGGGAACCGGTCATCCCGACCAGTACTTTGCCATGCTCTCAGGGGCACTCATGATTGGCGTCATTTGGTGGTGGAGAAAGTCTCGCAGCGGTAAGGCCATTGCGG